Proteins from a single region of Procambarus clarkii isolate CNS0578487 chromosome 32, FALCON_Pclarkii_2.0, whole genome shotgun sequence:
- the LOC138370502 gene encoding U1 small nuclear ribonucleoprotein C-like, with protein sequence MVPVTGSMVPVTGSMVPVTGSMVPVTGSMVPVTGSMVPVTGSMVPVTGSMVPVTGSMVPVTGSMVPVTGPMVPVTGSMVPVTGPMVPVTGPMVPVTGPMVPVTGPMVPVTGLPVPYTNRVVPVTSSH encoded by the coding sequence ATGGTTCCAGTCACTGGTTCCATGGTTCCAGTCACTGGTTCCATGGTTCCAGTCACTGGTTCCATGGTTCCAGTCACTGGTTCCATGGTTCCAGTCACTGGTTCCATGGTTCCAGTCACTGGTTCCATGGTTCCAGTCACTGGTTCCATGGTTCCAGTCACTGGTTCCATGGTTCCAGTCACTGGTTCCATGGTTCCAGTCACTGGTCCTATGGTTCCAGTCACTGGTTCCATGGTTCCAGTCACTGGTCCTATGGTTCCAGTCACTGGTCCTATGGTTCCAGTCACTGGTCCTATGGTTCCAGTCACTGGTCCTATGGTTCCAGTCACAGGTCTTCCTGTTCCATACACTAATCGAGTAGTTCCAGTCACCTCCAGTCACTAG